From the Streptomonospora nanhaiensis genome, the window GCGCTGACCGCCTCGGCCGCCAAGATCGTCGCCTACCGCCGGGGCCTGTGACCCATGCCCAAGCCCACCCGGATCACCAACTCCATCCGCGCGCTCCGCTTCGCCCACGGCGAGATGACGCAGGCCGCCCTGGCCGACCGCGTCGGGGTGACGCGCCAGACCATCATCGCCATCGAGCAGGGGCGCTACTCGCCCTCCCTGGAGACGGCGTTCCAGATCGCCCGCGTGTTCGGCGTCCCGGTGGACGAGGTGTTCCACTACCCCGATCCCGTCGACACCGGCACCGGCACCCCCACCTAGGCCGCCACCGGCCGGAAAGGCGCCCCGTGTCGCATTCCACCCCCGCCCCCTCCGCCCGCTCCCCCCTTCCCGCCACGATGCGCGCCGCCGTCTGCCGCAGGTACGGCCCGCCCGACGTGCTCGGCGTGGAGCAGGTGCCCGTGCCCCGTCCCGGCGACACCGGCGTCCTGGTGCGCGTCGAGGCGACCACGGTCGACCGGGCCGACTCCGCCGCGCGCATGGGCGCCCCCGCCCTCGCCCGCCTGGCCTTCGGGCTGCGCAGGCCGCGCAACCCCGTGCTCGGCAGCGCCGCCGCCGGCGTGGTCGCCGCCCGCGGGGCCGGGGTCGAGGACCTGCGCGTCGGCGACCCGGTCGTCGGCGTCACCGGCACCTCCTTCGGCGCCCACGCCGAGTACGTCGTCCTGGCGCGCGCCGGCGTGACGGCGCTGCCCGCCGGCATCAGCCCCGAGACCGCGGTCGCGCTCGCCGACGGCGGCCTCACCGCCCTGCCCTTCCTGCGCGACCACGCCCGTCTGCGCCGCGGCCGGCGCGTCCTCGTCAACGGGGCCTCCGGCTCGGTGGGCTCGGCCGCGGTGCAGCTCGCCAAGCACCTCGGCGCGACCGTCACCGGCGTCTGCGGCACCGCCAACACCGAACTGGTGGCCGGCCTCGGCGCCGACGAGGTCATCGACCGCACGACCGCCGACTTCACCCGCACCGCGCCCCACGGCGCCTACGACCTCGTGTTCGACGCGGTGGGCACCAGCGGCTTCGCCCGCTGTCGCCCCCTGCTCAAGCAGGGCGGCGCCTACCTCACCCCCGTGCCGAGCCCGGCCGTCCTGCTCCAGACGGCCTGGACCGCGCGCTTCGGCCGCCACCGGGCCGCCGTCGCCTTCACCGGCCTGCGCCCCGCCGAGGCCCGCGCCGCCGACCTGGCCCACCTGCTCGCCCTCGCCGCAGCCGGCGACATGCGGCCCGTGATCGACAGCCGCTACCCCCTGCAGCAGGCGGTGCAGGCCCACCGGCGCGTCGACACCGGCCACAAGACCGAGGTCGTGGTCCTCACGGCCTGAGCCCGACGGGTTTCGGGCGGCACCGCCACGGCGCCGCCCGAAACCCCTTCCGCTCCCGCGGAAAACCGGTGGCCGCCCGCACGGGCGGGTCGCTAGGGTGCTGGGCTGCTCGTGTTGACGCAGGTGGGAAGAGGGGGCCATGGGAGAGCGGTGGGTCGCGGAGCCCGAGCGGGTCGGGACTGAGGCGCTGCCCGACGGGCGGCTGCTCGGGTGGGCCGAGTGGGGGCCGCTTGACGGGGTGCCCGTGGTGTTCTCTCCGGGCGCCGGCACCGGTCGGCGGCTGGGTTTCGGGCCCGACGTCGTCGGCCCGCTCGGGGTGCGGCTCGTCGCCGTCGACCGCCCCGGGCTCGGCGCCTCAACGCCCGCCCCCGGGCGCGGGTTCGGCGACTTCGCCCACGACATCGCCCGCCTCGCCGAGCGGCGCGGACTCGGGCGGCCCGCCATGGTGGGCAACTCGCAAGGGGCGCCGTTCGCGCTGGCGTGTGCGGCGGCCGGAGTGGTGAGCGCCCTGGCGCTGGTCTCGGCCGCCGACGAGGCCGCGCATCCGGCGGTGCGGCCGGGCCTGCCCGAGGAGTTCGGGCGGCTGGTCGACGCGGTCCTCGCCGACCCCGAGGGGGCCGAGGCGGGGTTCGCCGGGTTCACCGCCGAGGCGATGCGCGACATGGTGATGGCGGGAAGCCCTGAGTCCGACCTCGCGGTCTACGCCGAACCCGGTTTCGCCGCGGCCTACCGGGCGGCACTGCAGGAGGGGTTCTCCCAGGGCGCCGCCGCCGGGTACGCGCGTGACACGGTTCTGGCCATGGCGCGCTGGGAGATCGCCCTCGACGCCGTCGCGGTGCCCGTCGACGTCTGGTACGGCGAGGACGACCGCAGCCACTCGCCCGACCTGGGCGCCACGCTCGCCGACCGCATCCCCGGTGCCGTCCGGCACCTGGTGCCCGGGGTCGGGGGAGCGGTGCTGTGGACCCACGCCGAGGCCGTCCTGCGGCGGCTCCTCGACCGGCTGGGCGAGGGCTGAGGCCGACGGCGGGGCGGCGGGCCTACCGGGCGGCCGCTGGCAGATTGCGCCTGTGCCCGGTGGGCCAGGCGGAGGGCTGCGTGTGCCCCGCCCCGGCCGGGCGGCTGCCGGGCCCAGGCGGGCGGCAGGTGCGGGGGTGCTCGCGGGGCCGCGCCGGCGCCCTTGCCGGGCGGCTCCCTTGGGACGGGCCTGACCCCGGTCGGCCTGGTGGCGCGCGGCCTGTCCCGGTCGTACGCCCGGCGGTGGCGGGGAGCGGCCGGACATCGCGGCGGTTGGTGTTTTCGCAGGTCAACGCGGCTGTGGTGGGCGGTTCGCCGGGTCCCGGAGAGGGCGTGGGCGGTTTGCGCATTACGGAACGGGTAGCCCGGTGACGCGAGGCAAAGAGCCGATCAGGTGACCGCAAGGACACCGGAAAGAAGGTCGGAATGGTTGTCGGGATCGTCATCGCCGCGGCGGTGCTGTTCGTCCTGGCGTTCCTGTTCCCCATGCTCTCGCGCTGGCCGGAGCGGGGCAGCAAGGACGTGCTGGGCGCGGGCCGACGCGGGGCGAGCAAGGCCCCCGGGCCGCTGGGCCGCTGGGCGGCCAAGCCGTTCTCCAGTTCGCAGCGGCTGCTCGGCAAGAGCGCCCGCGCCGGGCGGCGGGGCCGCGGCAAGACGCCCCTGTAGGCACCCCCACGCCGAGAACGCTCGGGCGGCCCCCGGCCCCCTGCCGGCCTTGACGGGCGGCGCGCTCGGGACCGCACCGCCGCACACGAACGCACAACCGAACACGCGGACAACCGGAGGGCCGCCGGGCGACCGGCGGCCCTCCGGTGTGCCGGGAGCAAGCCGGAGGAATCAGGACCGAATGCCCCTTCCGGCGCGCATGATCGGTACTACGATGCCGGAGGATCGACGGCGGTCCGCGGTCGCCGCCACCCCCGAACGGGCAGGAGAACCGATGAACCGGTCACCGGATTGGATGCGCGTGCGGGCCCCCGGCACGCCGCCGCGCGAGATCGACTCCAGCGTGGCCCACCCCGCCCGCATCTGGGACTACTGGCTGGGCGGCCAGGACAACTTCGCCGCCGACCGCGAGACCGGCGACCAGATCCTCGCCGCCTTCCCCGACATGGTGGCCAACGCCCGCGCCGACCGCGCGTTCCTCGGTCGCGCCGTGCGCTACCTCGCCGGCGAGGCCGGGATGCGGCAGTTCCTCGACATCGGCACCGGGATACCGGCCGCCGGCAACACCCACGAGATCGCCCAGGAGGTCGCCCCCGGATCGCGGGTGGTCTACGTCGACAACGACCCGGTGGTGCTGGCCCACGCCCGCGCGCTGCTGGTGGGCGACGGCTCGGTCATGACCGACTACGTCGACGCCGACCTGCGCCGGCCCGAAGCGGTCCTGGAGGCGGCCGCCCGCACGCTCGACTTCGACCGCCCGGTGGCGGTCCTGCTCCTGGGCATCCTGGAGTTCATCCCCGACGACAACCAGGCCCGGACCATCGTCAAGCGCCTGGTGGACGCCGTGCCCAGCGGCAGCCACCTGGCGATCGCGCACTCCACCACCGAGGTCAACCGCACCGCCATGGAGGAGGCCGCGCGGCTGTGGAACGACGGCGGGTCCACGCCCCTGACGCTGCGCGACGCCGCCGGGCTGGAGCGGTTCCTCGCCGGCCTGGACCTGGTGGAGCCGGGTGTGGTGTCGTGCGCGCTGTGGCGCCCGGACCCCGCCGATGAGGAGGTGCGTCCGGTGGCGCAGTTCTGCGCGGTGGGCCGCAAGCCCTGACCGGCCCGGTCGGCGACGCCGCCCGGCACAAGGGCGACCCCCCGGGGAGTCCCGGAGGGCCGTCGCGGAGCGGGGACGCGGGCTCAGCCCTGGTCGCCCTCCAGCAGTTCGAGGCGCCAGCCCTCGACGACCATGACCTCGTCGCTCAGCAGGTCGAGGGCAAGGCCGGGAAGCTCACTTATGGATGTCTACCTTTCACGTGCGGATACGGGGTCGTGGGCGGGGCCCTCCCACGGGTCCGGGAGGGCCCTCGTGCTCAGGTGGCGAGGGCTCAGCCCTGGTCGCCGTCCAGCAGTTCGAGGCGCCAGCCCTCGATCCACATGGACTCGTCGCTGAGCACGAGGTCGAGAAGGCCGGGAAGATCGCTCATGGGTCACGCCTTTCACTTTGGGTAATCGGACGGACACATGCTGGCACAGTCCCAGGTGAGTACGCGAGTGGTTGCGGCGGATCCGTGGACAACCGGTTTGCGCCGTCCCGCGCGGGTGCGGCGACCGCCGTGCACCCGCGAACCCGGCCGAACCCCCTCCGGCCTGCGGCGATACGGCCCGCGACGACGTATGCCCCGACCCCGGCGGGCGTCCCCCGCCCCGGCCTGGAATTCCAGGTCCCGGGCGTGTCGCCCTCCGGTGCGGCTCCCGCAGCTCCTGCGGCTCCCGCTGCGCCAGGCTACCCCCGCGCCCGCTCCAGGACCTCCCGCACCTCGTCGTCGTCCACCTGCGGGAAGGACGCGTACCACAGGCTCACCGCGCGGAAGTCCGGCGGGCTGTGCACGCACACCACGCGGTCGCAGACGTCGCCCAGCGCCCGCGCGGCGTCCGGCGCGCACACCGGCACCGCCAGCGTGAGCGACGCCGGCTCATCCTCCCGCAGGGAGAGCAGGGCCGCCCGGGCGCTCATCCCCGTCGCCAGGCCGTCGTCGACCACCACCGCGTCGCGCCCCGCCACCTCCGGCGCGGGCCGCCCGCCCCGGTAGGCCCGCACCCGGCGCCGCGCCTCGTCCTGCTCGGCCGCCGCCGTCCGCGCCAGCTCCACCGTGTCGGCCCCGGCCATCCGGCACAGGTGGGGATCGATCACGGGCGCGCCCTCGGCGGTGACCGCGCCCACCGCCGTCTCCGGGTTGCGCTCCGTGGCGATCTTGCGCACCACCAGCACGTCCAGCGCCACTCCCAGCCGCTCCGCCACCGCCCGGCCCACGGGGACGCCCCCGCGCGGCAGCGCCAGGACCACCGGATCGGCCAGGTCCAGGTGCGCCACGCGCTCCGCCAGCAGTGCCCCGGCCTCGGCCCGGTCGCGAAAGACCCGCACGCCACTCACCCCTCGCGTGTCGTCGGCGCGTCCTCGGGCCGCACCGCTACCCCCGCGCGCCCGCCGCCATGCGCCCGCCGCGCCGCCCTCCCGCGCTCCCACGCTCCCGGCGCACCCCGGCGCCGTCGGCGGTTAACCGGCGCGGCGGGCGGGGTAGCCCATGGGGACAGCCACCTCGAATCACCACGAACCGACACAAGAACCGCACACACGCCGACGTGCGGCGGCACGTCCTCCGCCGCCAACCCCGCGGCGGGCCGCACCCGCCCTGGGACGCGACCGCGGCCGAGCCCGCTGCTCCGCCCGCCGGCGTCCGTCAACCACCCCACGACAGCGGAAACGGCGGTGATCCATGGCACGGGCACCACAGGGCGGCCCCCCGGCGGCGGAGGCCCCCACCATGGGCGTCGAGGAGGAGTTCCTGCTCGTCGGCGGCGACGGCCGCCTCGCCCACGAGGGCCAGGAGGTGATCGCCGAGGCCGGCGAGGGCCCGGCCCAGTTGGTCGGCGAGTTCGCCCGCTGCCAGGTCGAGGCCGCCGGCCCCGTCTGCACCACCGGCGGCGAACTCCTCGCCGAGTTGCGCGCGTCCCGGCGCCGCCTGGGCGCCGCGGCGGCCCGGCGCGGGCTGCGCCTGCTCGCCGCGGGGGCCCCCGTCCTGGCCGAGCCGCAGGCCCCGCCCCTCAACCCCGCGCCCCGCTACACGCGCATCGCCGAGCACTTCGGCGGCCTGGCCCACCTGGCCGCCAGCAGCTGCGGCTGCCATGTCCACGTCGCGGTCCCCGACCCGGAGACCGCCACCCGCGTCATCAACCACCTCCGCCCCTGGCTGCCGTTCCTGCTCGCCCTCAGCGCCAACTCGCCCTACTGCGAGGGCGCCGACACCGGTTACGCCAGCTGGCGCCACCAGCGCTGGTCCAGTTGGCCCTCGGCCGGCCCGCCGCCCCACCTGGCCTCGGCCGCCCACTACGACTCCTGCGTCACCGAGCTGCTGCACACCGGCGCCGCCCTGGACCCCGGCATGCTCTACTGGGACATCCGCCGCTCGGTCCACCAGCCCACCGTCGAGGTGCGCATCTGCGACATCCCGCAGACGGCCGAGGAGGCCGCGCTCATCGCCGTGCTGGTGCGCGCCCTGGTGCGCGCCGCCCTCGACGACATCGCCGCCGACCGCCCGCCGCTGCCCCGCGAGCACACCACCCTGCGCGCCGACCTGTGGCACGCCGCCCGCGAGGGGTTCGCCGGCCGCTGCGCCGACCCGCTGGCGGGCGGCGCCGCACGCCCCGCCCGCGACGTCGCCGAACGCGCCCTGCGGCGGCTGCGGCCCTACCTCGCCGACACCGGCGACCTCACGCTGGCCGAGGAGGTGCTGGGCGCCCTGAGCGGCCCCGGCGGGGGCGCCGCCCGCCAGCGCGCCGTCTACGCCGCCCACGGCAGGCTCACCGACGTGGTCGACCACCTGGCCGCCGCCACCCTCGACGGCCTGGGGCTCGCGCCCGCCCCCCAGGCGCCTCCGGCGCATGCCCGCCCGGCCGGCGGGTAGGCGCACAGCGAGTTCGCCGACCCACGGCGTATTCGCCACACGAGAGGAGGACGCCGATGACCGACCAGCACCGGCTCACGGAACTGGCACAGCAGCTGCGCGTCGACGCCGTGCGCGCCGCCGACGCCGCGGGCTCGGGACACCCGACCTCGTCCATGTCGGCGGCGGACCTGATCGCGGTGCTCGCCGCCGATCACCTGCGCTACGACTTCGACGCCCCCGACCACTCCGGCAACGACCACCTGATCTTCTCCAAGGGCCACGCCTCGCCCCTGCTGTACGCGCTGTACAAGGCGTGCGGGGCCATCAGCGACGACGAGCTGCTGCGCTACCGCAAGCTCGGCAGCCCCCTGGAGGGCCACCCCACGCCCCGCCTGCCCTGGGTGGACGTGGCCACCGGCTCGCTGGGCCAGGGCCTGCCCATCGGCGCCGGGATCGCCCTGGCCGGGGCCCGGTTCGACCGGCTGCCCTACCGGGTGTGGGTGCTGTGCGGCGACAGCGAGCTGGCCGAGGGATCGGTGTGGGAGGCGCTGGAGTACGCCGGCCAGGAGCGGCTGGCCAACCTGACCGCCATCCTCGACATCAACCGGCTGGGCCAGCGCGGCCCCACCCGCCACGGCTGGGACCTGGACGCCTACCGCCGCCGGGTCGCCGCGTTCGGCTGGCACACGATCGAGGTCGACGGCCACGACCCCGAGGCGATCGACGCCGCCTACCGCGAGGCGCGCGAGACCACCGACCGGCCCACCGCCGTCATCGCCCGCACCGTCAAGGGGCAGGGTGTGAGCGGGGTCGCCGACAAGGAGGGCGCCCACGGCAAGCCGGTGCCCGACGCCGAGGAGGCCATCGCCGAGCTGGGCGGCCGCCGCGACCTGCGCATCGAGGTCGCCCGGCCCACCAGCGGCGGGGTCTCCCAGCGCCCCGGCGGCACCCAGGTGGAGCTGCCCGTCTACCAGCCGGGCGAGGAGGTCGCCACCCGCGACGCCTTCGGCAAGGCGGTGGCCGCCCTGGGCGACGGCCGCCCCGACGTGGTCGTGCTCGACGGGGAGGTGGCCGACTCCACGCGCGCCAAGGCGTTCGCCGAGGCCCACCCCGACCGGTTCGTGGAGCTCTACATCGCCGAGCAGCAGCTCGTGGCCACCGCCGTGGGCCTCCAGGTGCGCGGCTACACGCCTTACGCGGCCACGTTCGCCGCGTTCTTCTCGCGCGCCTACGACTTCGTGCGCATGGCCGCCGTCAGCGGGGCCGACATCAACCTGGTCGGCTCCCACGCCGGGGTCTCCATCGGCGAGGACGGCCCCTCGCAGATGGGCCTGGAGGACATCGCCTCCCTGCGGGCGGTGCACAACAGCGTGGTGCTGCACCCCTGCGACGCCAACTCCACGGCCCGCCTGACCGCGGGCATGGCCGAGCACCGCGGGGTGAGCTACCTGCGCACGCTGCGCGGGGAGACCCCGGTGCTCTACGGCCCCGACGAGGGGTTCCACATCGGCGGCAGCAAGGTGCTGCGCTCCTCCGCCCAGGACCGGGCCACCGTGGTCGCGGCCGGGGCCACCGTGCACGAGGCGCTGCGCGCGGCGGACGCGCTGGCCGCCGACGGGATCGCGGTGCGGGTGATCGACGCGTACTCGATCAAGCCCGTGGACGCCGCCACGCTGCGCGCGGCCGCGCGCGAGACGGGGCGCGTCGTCACGGTGGAGGACCACTGGCCCGAGGGCGGGCTCGGCGACGCCGTGCTGGACGTGTTCGCCGACACCCGCACCATGCCGCGCACCATGAAGCTCGCGGTCTCTGGCATGCCGGCCTCGGCCACGCCCGAGGAGCAGCGCCGCGAGGCGGGCATCGACGCCGGGGCCATCGAGGCGGCCGTGCGGGGGATCCTGCGCCAGGAGGAGAGCGCGGCCGTGGCCGCCGGGGGCTGAGCGGGCCCGGCCCGACCGGTGGAGGCGGGCGGTTGGGCACCGGGCGGCGCCGGCGGCGCCGTCTCCGCCCGGGTGGTGCGGCCTGCCGCCCTGTCGGCCAGTTGTCCGGTTATCTGAGTTTTACCGTTTTTAGACGTTTATCATTGGATCCGGGAAAGGCGGGGTCCCCGGTTCCTGCTGTGCTTTTGCCGGCTCCGATGTTCGCCCGGAAACAGCTTTGCGGCCCGCATTCGGCGTGATTTCCCGAGTTTCTGGACGCGGGATTGCAGTCGTCCGCAACCGGGTCCGAAACCGCTTCCTCGCAGGTTGGAATTTCTTTTCCCGATTTTCCCAAGCGCTGTTGCTTCCGGTCCGAATTGGGGGCCTATGGAAACTGGATGCGTGTGCGCCGGGAAAGTCGGTGGTGCGCCGCATGTGGGAGTGCTCCACGGGTACGTGGGGGCCGACCGGGCGTGTACGTGACGCAGGTGAACGCCCGGCCCCTCGCGGGTCTCCAGGGAAAGGCGCGGTCTTTCCCCGGGGGCGGCGCGGCCGGGTGGAGAAAAGCAGGAAAGGCGCGGTACCGGGTCAACATGCGCCTGGTGTCGCAATTCGGGTCGAATCGGTCGCCCGTGTGCCCCGATCCCTCCGATGGGGGCCGAACACCGATCCCAGCACGACCGCAACAGCACCAAAGCGCAGCAAAAAGGAATGGGTGGAACACGCCATGACCGAGTCCGGTGTGGAGAACGGGCAGCAGCCGCTGAGTCTGGGTACCGCTGCCGCGCGCAACCTCGCGACGACGACCAAGACCGTTCCCCAGATGCAGGGCATCACCTCGCGGTGGCTGCTGCGGCTGCTGCCCTGGGTCGAGGCCAAGGGCGGCTCCTACCGCGTCAACCGGCGGCTGAGCTACAC encodes:
- a CDS encoding DUF6411 family protein, whose amino-acid sequence is MVVGIVIAAAVLFVLAFLFPMLSRWPERGSKDVLGAGRRGASKAPGPLGRWAAKPFSSSQRLLGKSARAGRRGRGKTPL
- a CDS encoding phosphoribosyltransferase; translated protein: MRVFRDRAEAGALLAERVAHLDLADPVVLALPRGGVPVGRAVAERLGVALDVLVVRKIATERNPETAVGAVTAEGAPVIDPHLCRMAGADTVELARTAAAEQDEARRRVRAYRGGRPAPEVAGRDAVVVDDGLATGMSARAALLSLREDEPASLTLAVPVCAPDAARALGDVCDRVVCVHSPPDFRAVSLWYASFPQVDDDEVREVLERARG
- a CDS encoding carboxylate-amine ligase, translated to MARAPQGGPPAAEAPTMGVEEEFLLVGGDGRLAHEGQEVIAEAGEGPAQLVGEFARCQVEAAGPVCTTGGELLAELRASRRRLGAAAARRGLRLLAAGAPVLAEPQAPPLNPAPRYTRIAEHFGGLAHLAASSCGCHVHVAVPDPETATRVINHLRPWLPFLLALSANSPYCEGADTGYASWRHQRWSSWPSAGPPPHLASAAHYDSCVTELLHTGAALDPGMLYWDIRRSVHQPTVEVRICDIPQTAEEAALIAVLVRALVRAALDDIAADRPPLPREHTTLRADLWHAAREGFAGRCADPLAGGAARPARDVAERALRRLRPYLADTGDLTLAEEVLGALSGPGGGAARQRAVYAAHGRLTDVVDHLAAATLDGLGLAPAPQAPPAHARPAGG
- a CDS encoding SAM-dependent methyltransferase: MNRSPDWMRVRAPGTPPREIDSSVAHPARIWDYWLGGQDNFAADRETGDQILAAFPDMVANARADRAFLGRAVRYLAGEAGMRQFLDIGTGIPAAGNTHEIAQEVAPGSRVVYVDNDPVVLAHARALLVGDGSVMTDYVDADLRRPEAVLEAAARTLDFDRPVAVLLLGILEFIPDDNQARTIVKRLVDAVPSGSHLAIAHSTTEVNRTAMEEAARLWNDGGSTPLTLRDAAGLERFLAGLDLVEPGVVSCALWRPDPADEEVRPVAQFCAVGRKP
- a CDS encoding helix-turn-helix transcriptional regulator, producing the protein MPKPTRITNSIRALRFAHGEMTQAALADRVGVTRQTIIAIEQGRYSPSLETAFQIARVFGVPVDEVFHYPDPVDTGTGTPT
- a CDS encoding alpha/beta fold hydrolase; amino-acid sequence: MGERWVAEPERVGTEALPDGRLLGWAEWGPLDGVPVVFSPGAGTGRRLGFGPDVVGPLGVRLVAVDRPGLGASTPAPGRGFGDFAHDIARLAERRGLGRPAMVGNSQGAPFALACAAAGVVSALALVSAADEAAHPAVRPGLPEEFGRLVDAVLADPEGAEAGFAGFTAEAMRDMVMAGSPESDLAVYAEPGFAAAYRAALQEGFSQGAAAGYARDTVLAMARWEIALDAVAVPVDVWYGEDDRSHSPDLGATLADRIPGAVRHLVPGVGGAVLWTHAEAVLRRLLDRLGEG
- a CDS encoding NAD(P)-dependent alcohol dehydrogenase: MSHSTPAPSARSPLPATMRAAVCRRYGPPDVLGVEQVPVPRPGDTGVLVRVEATTVDRADSAARMGAPALARLAFGLRRPRNPVLGSAAAGVVAARGAGVEDLRVGDPVVGVTGTSFGAHAEYVVLARAGVTALPAGISPETAVALADGGLTALPFLRDHARLRRGRRVLVNGASGSVGSAAVQLAKHLGATVTGVCGTANTELVAGLGADEVIDRTTADFTRTAPHGAYDLVFDAVGTSGFARCRPLLKQGGAYLTPVPSPAVLLQTAWTARFGRHRAAVAFTGLRPAEARAADLAHLLALAAAGDMRPVIDSRYPLQQAVQAHRRVDTGHKTEVVVLTA